GGCGCCGTTGTTTACAGCGTAATCGACATGGCTCGCAACCATCACGCCATTCTCGTCGAACCCGGTGCGCAGCGTGCAGATCTGTTCGCGCGCGGGGCAGGCGGCGGTGAGGTTTTCGAGGCGATCCTCGATCCACTTCACCGGGCGTCCGATCAGCATCCCCGCCGCCATCGCCGCGATTTCCTCGCGCCACGGCTGGACCTTGAGTCCGAAAGCGCCGCCGACATCCTTGGCAAGCACGCGAATGCCCGTTTCGGGCAGGCGGAACGCCATCGCCACATAGCGCGCGACCATGTGTGGGCTCTGGCAGGCGATATGGATGGTGATGTCGCTGCCGTTCTGCGCGAAGACGACGCCGCGCGTTTCCATCGGCGCCTGCGCGATGCGCTGATGCCGGACGGTGCCGGTGATCAGATGCGCCGCGCCCGACAGCATTTCCTCAAGGTCTTCGTCTTCCTCGACTCCCGCTTCGGCGGCGACGTTCGTCTCGACATCGGGGTGGACGGGGGCGCCGCTTTTGGCGTCCTCGATCGTGACCACGGGCGGTTCTTCGTCGATATCGACGAATACGGCGGCGGCGGCATCCTCCGCCAGCGCGCGGCTGTCGGCAACGACCATCGCCACCGGATCGCCGACAAACGCGACGCGGCCGTTTGCCAGCGCCGTCACTTTCGGCCCGGGCGGTGGCGAGACGAGGTAGAAGCTCACCATTTCGATGTCGAACTTCGCGATATCGTCATAGGTGTAGATCGCCCGCACGCCGGGCATCGAGCGCGCGGCATCGGTGTCGATCGACTTGATCGTCCCGCGCGCGACATTGCTGCGCACGAAGGCGATGTGGAGCATGCCGGGATAGCTGACGTCATCGACGAACACGCCCTTGCCGGTGAGCAGGCGCTTGTCCTCGGTGCGCGGCATGCGCTGGCCGACGAAGCGCGCGGCGGCGACCTTGGTCTCGCTCATGCCGCTTCTCCCGCCAGACGCTGCGCGACGCGGAGGATTCCCTGATAGCCGGTGCAGCGGCAGATATGGCCGGTAAGCGCGTCCTTGAGCGCATCCTCGGCTGGTTTGGCCCCATCGGCGGTCAGCGCGGCAAGCGTCATCACGATGCCCGGCGTGCAGAAGCCGCATTGCAGGCCGTGCTCGTCGCGCAATGCCTGCTGGACGGGGTGGAGCGTGCCGTCGGGATCGGCGAGCCCCTCGACGGTGGTGATCGCAGTGCCGTCGGCCTGTACCGCGAGCATCAGGCACGCGCGCACCGGCGCGCCGTCGACGATCACGGTGCAGGCGCCGCATACGCCATGTTCGCAGCCGAGATGGGTGCCGGTCTGCCCCAGTTTTCCGCGCAGGAAATCGGCGAGCGTTTCGCGCGCCTCGACATGCGCGGCCACGGCCTCTCCGTTGACCTTCGTTTCGATGCGATGCTCGCTCATGCCGCCTGCCTCACATTCAGCGTTTCGGTGAGCGCGCGGGCGAGCGCGCGCTTGGCCACCGTTCGGCGATAGTCGGCGGTGGCGTGGTGATCGTCGAAGGGGTCGGTGTCGGCGACCGCCAGTTCGGCGATGCCGGCGAAATCGAGCCCCTCGGGTGCCTGGCCGATCAGTGCGGCTTCGGCGCGATAGGACTTCATCGGCATCGGTCCCATGCCGAACCAGGCGATGCTGGCGTCGGCGACTTTGCCGTTCGTGACACAAATTGTGCCGACCAGCCCGACCAGCGCGAAATCGCCCGGCCGCCGCGCGATTTCGCGGAAGAAGGGCTGGGTGCCGGGCTTGAGCGTCGGGAAATGCACCGCTGTCACCAGTTCCTCGGGTTCGAGCGCGGTGGTGTAGGGGCCGTAATAAAGCTCCTCGGCCGGGATCATCCGCCTCTCGCTCGCCGAGCGCACTTCCACCGATGCGCCGAGCGCCACGGCAGTCGCAGGCAGTTCGGCTGCCGGTTCGCCGAGCGACACCGATCCGCCGATCGTCCCGCGTGCGCGCGTCTGGACATGGCCGACATGGGAAATGGCGTGGGCGAGGATCGGCAAATGCTCCGCCACCGTCGCGTCGCCCAGCGCCGCCGCCTGCCGGGTCACTGCGCCGACCTTCAGCCCGTCAGTGCCATGCGAGAAGCCCTGCAACTCGGCGATGCCGTTGATATCGACCACCAGCGACGGCGTGCTCATCCGCAGCGCGAGCAGCGGCAGCAACGTCTGCCCGCCCGCGAGGATCGCCGCCTCCGGTCCCGCCTGCGCGAGATGTTCGAGTGCTTCCTCGAGCGTTTCGGGCTTCACATAGTCGAACGGTGCGGGTTTCATCGGCGCGGCTCCCCGGGCGCGTTGCGGCGCCCGAGTTCGAAGGCGAGCGCGGCCGCCGCGATCACCGTCACGGCAATCGCCAGCCCGGCCCAGTCGCCGGGCGCCTCACCGGTGGCGCGCCCGAGCAGGAAACCGAACACCAGCGTGCCGAGGATCGCGAGGATCCAGCCGACCGGCAGGCTCTGCGTCGTCGGCGCCGGGATGGGCGGGCTCGGCGGACGGGTTTCGTGATTGACGATGTCCCCGGTGCTTTCGGGTGCCGGGGCGGGGGAGGGAGCGGCTTCCTCCTGCGGCACGCCTTCCTCCAGCACCGCACCGAATTTCTTGAAGAACTGCCCCGCCAGCCGCTTCGCCGTCGCGTCGATCAACGCGCCGCCGACCTGCGCCAGCCGACCGCCGACCTGCGCGTCGACATCATAGGCAAGGAGCGTCCCGCCATCGGCTTCGTCGAGCCGCACCTTGGCGCCGCCCTTGGCAAAGCCCGCGCCGCCGCCCTGGCCCTCGCCGGTGATGGTGCAGCTTTTGGGCGGGTCGAGGTCCGAAAGCGCGATTTTGCCGTCGAATTTCGCGCCGATCGGACCGATCCTGATCGCCACCGTCGCTTTGTACTCGGTGTCCGACAGCTTCTCGACCGACTGACAGCCGGGAATGCATGCTTTCAATATCGCCGGGTCGTTAAGTGCCTCCCAAACCCGCTCGCGAGGCGCGGAAATCCGCTGTTCCCCCGTCATCTGCATATTGTTTCCCTCACCCGGTTATGAGACACAGTGGCTTATATTTCGCTTGGCTACACCGTTTGCCGAGCTTAGGGCAACAGCCCGAAACAGGATAATCCGGGCGGTCGGGAAGCATCGCCCGGTCGGTGCTTGCCACC
This genomic interval from Sphingosinithalassobacter tenebrarum contains the following:
- a CDS encoding CoxG family protein gives rise to the protein MQMTGEQRISAPRERVWEALNDPAILKACIPGCQSVEKLSDTEYKATVAIRIGPIGAKFDGKIALSDLDPPKSCTITGEGQGGGAGFAKGGAKVRLDEADGGTLLAYDVDAQVGGRLAQVGGALIDATAKRLAGQFFKKFGAVLEEGVPQEEAAPSPAPAPESTGDIVNHETRPPSPPIPAPTTQSLPVGWILAILGTLVFGFLLGRATGEAPGDWAGLAIAVTVIAAAALAFELGRRNAPGEPRR
- a CDS encoding (2Fe-2S)-binding protein yields the protein MSEHRIETKVNGEAVAAHVEARETLADFLRGKLGQTGTHLGCEHGVCGACTVIVDGAPVRACLMLAVQADGTAITTVEGLADPDGTLHPVQQALRDEHGLQCGFCTPGIVMTLAALTADGAKPAEDALKDALTGHICRCTGYQGILRVAQRLAGEAA
- a CDS encoding FAD binding domain-containing protein — its product is MKPAPFDYVKPETLEEALEHLAQAGPEAAILAGGQTLLPLLALRMSTPSLVVDINGIAELQGFSHGTDGLKVGAVTRQAAALGDATVAEHLPILAHAISHVGHVQTRARGTIGGSVSLGEPAAELPATAVALGASVEVRSASERRMIPAEELYYGPYTTALEPEELVTAVHFPTLKPGTQPFFREIARRPGDFALVGLVGTICVTNGKVADASIAWFGMGPMPMKSYRAEAALIGQAPEGLDFAGIAELAVADTDPFDDHHATADYRRTVAKRALARALTETLNVRQAA